A genomic segment from Bradyrhizobium sp. CB1015 encodes:
- a CDS encoding nuclear transport factor 2 family protein: MDQQLRDRLAIRDLVENWAVWRDAGDWERFATVWHEEGWMSATWFQGPAPDFMRVSQEGFARGVRILHFLGGTSIDLAGERAIAQTKMTISQRGLVHGVLCDVVCTGRFYDFLEKRLDKSGAGKWGIVRRQPIYEKDRIDPVDPAATLRLDQTALAALPEGYRHLAYMQELIGYKVKRDMPGLTGPEVEKLYGEGREWLAGKAK, from the coding sequence ATGGACCAGCAACTCCGCGATCGTCTCGCCATCCGCGATCTCGTCGAGAACTGGGCAGTGTGGCGCGATGCCGGCGACTGGGAGCGCTTTGCCACGGTCTGGCACGAAGAAGGCTGGATGTCCGCGACCTGGTTTCAGGGGCCGGCGCCGGATTTCATGCGCGTCAGCCAGGAGGGTTTTGCCAGGGGGGTGCGCATCCTGCATTTCCTCGGCGGCACCAGCATCGATCTCGCCGGCGAGCGGGCCATCGCGCAGACCAAGATGACGATCTCGCAGCGCGGACTCGTGCACGGCGTGCTCTGCGACGTCGTCTGCACCGGACGCTTCTACGATTTCCTGGAGAAGCGGCTTGACAAATCAGGGGCCGGCAAATGGGGCATCGTCCGCCGCCAGCCGATCTACGAGAAGGACCGGATCGACCCGGTCGATCCCGCCGCGACGCTCCGCCTCGACCAGACAGCGCTCGCTGCGCTTCCCGAAGGCTACCGCCACCTCGCCTACATGCAGGAGCTGATCGGCTACAAGGTCAAGCGCGACATGCCGGGCCTTACCGGCCCTGAGGTCGAGAAGCTCTATGGCGAAGGGCGGGAGTGGCTGGCAGGGAAGGCGAAGTAG
- a CDS encoding LysR family transcriptional regulator: MKHRDLSETNLLEPRLLRLFDALFTTGSVTKAAEKLGQSQPTISIWLARLRKELDDPLFIRSAEGMLPTPRAEALIGTARQALEMLRRLAELRTEFDPATAKRRFVICMTDASHITLLPAILAHVRRAAPGIRIEAAQIGSDTPRMLQSGEADLALGYISDLDAGHFQQALFPQDWVCLANAGHARIRDRITAKDFRREAHVLIRSGTGHQLLADALKEQQIVLDVALELPGFLGLPAIVGTTDLIATLPRHIGETLAHYYELRVLDCPLAIAGFTVKQYWHARFHHDPASQWLRDLCGELFQQQDVRGLHRSGRPRKRRPRDLQS, encoded by the coding sequence ATGAAGCACCGAGACCTCTCCGAGACGAACCTGCTGGAGCCGCGCCTGCTCCGGCTGTTCGACGCATTGTTCACCACTGGCAGTGTCACCAAAGCAGCCGAGAAGCTCGGTCAAAGTCAGCCGACCATTTCGATCTGGCTGGCGCGCCTGCGAAAGGAGCTGGACGATCCGCTTTTCATCCGGTCGGCCGAGGGAATGCTGCCGACCCCGCGCGCGGAGGCTCTCATCGGCACCGCCAGACAGGCGCTGGAGATGCTGCGGCGTCTGGCGGAGCTTCGCACCGAGTTTGATCCGGCGACTGCAAAGCGCCGCTTCGTCATCTGCATGACCGATGCGAGCCACATCACGCTGCTTCCCGCCATACTCGCCCACGTTCGCCGCGCTGCGCCGGGCATCCGCATCGAGGCAGCGCAGATCGGCAGCGATACGCCACGAATGCTGCAGTCCGGCGAGGCCGATCTGGCGCTCGGTTACATCTCGGATCTCGACGCCGGACACTTTCAACAGGCACTCTTTCCGCAGGATTGGGTCTGCTTGGCGAACGCAGGACATGCCCGGATCCGCGACCGCATCACCGCAAAGGATTTCCGGCGTGAGGCGCACGTCCTCATTCGCTCCGGCACCGGACATCAATTGCTCGCGGACGCGCTAAAGGAGCAGCAGATAGTCCTTGATGTTGCGCTTGAGCTCCCCGGCTTTTTGGGGTTACCCGCAATCGTCGGAACGACCGACCTGATTGCCACCCTTCCAAGGCACATCGGCGAAACGTTGGCTCACTATTACGAACTGCGCGTGCTCGATTGCCCGCTGGCGATCGCCGGATTTACGGTGAAGCAATATTGGCACGCCCGCTTCCATCACGACCCGGCGAGCCAATGGTTGCGTGATTTATGCGGGGAGCTTTTTCAACAGCAGGACGTGCGGGGCCTGCATCGTTCCGGTCGGCCAAGGAAACGAAGGCCACGCGATTTGCAGTCGTAA
- a CDS encoding ketopantoate reductase family protein translates to MRICFIGAGALGSTIGGALARGGAEVWLIDPFRAHVDAINASGLRMLEGEAETVVKVSACTSATQVGTVADLVVVLVKSYHTRDAIRAAAPIIGPQTVVMSLQNGLGHEDILSEEVGRDRVMAGKTYVGGVLLGPGHVRSGVVGKETIIGELDGRLTERAQRISETFNRAGILTLLSDNILGTMWDKLFINVAGGGITAVTGLTYGGLYSLPILEDCALAAISEGIAVAQAAGVKISIADPRRAWTMASAGLPPEFKTSMLQSLQSGNLTEVDYIHGSVVRWGAKLNVPTPVNSTLVALVKGLEYARSDYPGKA, encoded by the coding sequence ATGAGGATCTGCTTTATCGGAGCGGGAGCCTTGGGCTCGACCATCGGTGGCGCGCTGGCGCGCGGTGGTGCCGAGGTTTGGTTGATCGATCCCTTTCGGGCCCATGTCGACGCGATCAACGCCAGTGGTCTCCGGATGCTCGAAGGTGAAGCCGAGACCGTTGTGAAGGTCTCTGCCTGCACCTCAGCGACCCAGGTCGGCACCGTGGCGGACCTCGTCGTCGTCCTCGTCAAATCCTACCACACGCGGGATGCGATCCGGGCGGCCGCGCCGATCATCGGGCCGCAGACGGTCGTGATGTCGCTCCAAAACGGTCTTGGTCACGAGGACATCCTTTCGGAGGAAGTCGGTCGTGACCGCGTCATGGCAGGCAAGACCTACGTTGGCGGCGTGCTGCTCGGTCCTGGTCATGTTCGCTCCGGGGTCGTCGGCAAGGAAACCATCATCGGCGAGCTTGATGGACGCTTGACGGAACGCGCACAGCGGATTTCCGAGACCTTCAATCGTGCCGGCATTCTCACGCTGCTCAGCGACAACATCTTGGGCACGATGTGGGACAAGCTGTTCATCAACGTCGCCGGAGGAGGAATCACCGCCGTCACCGGCCTGACTTACGGGGGTCTCTATTCGCTGCCGATTTTGGAAGATTGCGCGCTGGCCGCAATCTCGGAGGGTATCGCGGTCGCGCAAGCTGCCGGCGTGAAGATCTCGATTGCCGATCCGCGCAGGGCCTGGACGATGGCGTCCGCTGGACTGCCGCCCGAGTTCAAGACGTCGATGTTGCAGAGCTTGCAGTCCGGTAATCTGACCGAGGTCGACTACATCCACGGCTCCGTCGTGCGCTGGGGCGCCAAGCTCAACGTGCCGACCCCCGTCAATTCCACCCTCGTCGCATTGGTCAAGGGGCTCGAATACGCCCGCAGCGATTATCCAGGAAAGGCCTGA
- a CDS encoding VOC family protein, with protein MSLPRAYVEHVAIRVPDVDRHVDFFREVLGLTIRDEQPADVARPRQVWVLGSVQLIEDPNFVGPEGRLAHLGIMVDDYDGVLVRAAAWGAKALPAGPNWLELPGGLNVEILQASAGAVEAALAINPRA; from the coding sequence ATGTCGCTACCGCGGGCCTATGTCGAACATGTCGCGATCCGCGTGCCGGACGTTGATCGTCACGTCGACTTCTTTCGTGAGGTGCTTGGTCTCACTATCCGCGACGAGCAACCCGCCGATGTCGCCCGCCCGCGTCAGGTCTGGGTGCTCGGAAGCGTGCAGCTCATCGAAGACCCGAATTTCGTCGGACCGGAGGGGCGTCTCGCCCATCTCGGCATCATGGTCGACGATTACGACGGTGTGCTCGTCCGTGCTGCCGCGTGGGGCGCCAAAGCGCTGCCTGCCGGGCCAAACTGGCTCGAGCTGCCGGGCGGCCTGAACGTCGAGATCTTGCAAGCCAGCGCAGGCGCCGTGGAAGCCGCCCTGGCGATCAATCCCCGTGCCTAG
- a CDS encoding MaoC/PaaZ C-terminal domain-containing protein: MIDERYWEDAKVGDECVTPSVTVTEAMVNAYAELTGDFTPVHVDEEYAKTTPFGTRVAHGLFGLSLADGLKTRADYRFLPGMSLGWTWDFKLPIKLGDTVHVKFRVGSMRTTKREGWGIVVLPSELINQRGEVVQLGEHRLMIPMRPKNSATGGQA; encoded by the coding sequence ATGATCGATGAGCGCTATTGGGAGGATGCCAAGGTTGGTGACGAATGCGTCACTCCTTCGGTAACGGTCACTGAAGCGATGGTGAATGCCTATGCCGAGCTGACGGGTGATTTCACGCCGGTCCACGTCGACGAGGAATACGCCAAAACCACACCATTCGGCACGCGCGTCGCGCACGGGCTGTTTGGTCTGTCGCTGGCCGACGGTTTGAAGACCCGTGCCGACTACCGCTTCCTCCCGGGAATGTCGCTGGGCTGGACCTGGGATTTCAAGCTGCCGATCAAGCTCGGCGACACCGTCCACGTGAAGTTTCGCGTCGGTTCAATGCGAACAACCAAGCGCGAAGGGTGGGGTATCGTTGTGCTGCCCTCGGAGCTGATCAATCAGCGCGGCGAAGTGGTGCAGCTCGGTGAGCATCGACTGATGATTCCGATGCGCCCGAAGAACAGTGCCACAGGAGGGCAGGCATGA
- a CDS encoding CaiB/BaiF CoA-transferase family protein, whose protein sequence is MTAQDLPLKGIRVIDYSHFLAGPFMGRCLAAMGAEVIKVERPKAGDAGRAHGYFKDGQSGYFLQQNMGKQGLCIDLRDTRGLDMMMKLIDTADVFIENYRPGALERLGLGYKALSARNRRLIYCSVSAYGHTGPYADRPGFGLIAEAMSGALAQLGNPGEAPPLLRMPLADMYTGIHGVAAINAALVGRASSGRGQHIDLALYDCMVSMHDYAVQRYFLSGGADLPKQTGSGQPDSTVYGVFPAKDGNLVIAAQVDDAWRRLATLIGGSSLSSDERFATPAARNAHYADAMDIVRNWTLSQPSRDACLAALDEAGVPSAPVQTIEEVVKDPQIHARGMLVEQEHPVLGKVTLPNLPFRFSDCDTTVRTPAPLLGQDNRRIAKSLGLSAEVVDAMVRDGVFYNEAAVEE, encoded by the coding sequence ATGACCGCGCAAGACCTGCCCCTCAAAGGCATCCGCGTCATCGACTACAGCCATTTCCTGGCAGGCCCCTTCATGGGCCGCTGCCTCGCCGCGATGGGCGCGGAAGTCATCAAGGTGGAGCGTCCGAAGGCGGGCGATGCGGGCCGCGCCCATGGCTATTTCAAAGACGGACAATCCGGCTACTTCCTGCAGCAGAACATGGGCAAGCAGGGGTTGTGCATCGACCTGCGCGATACGCGCGGTCTCGACATGATGATGAAGCTGATCGACACGGCCGATGTCTTCATCGAGAACTACCGCCCCGGCGCACTCGAGCGCCTCGGGCTCGGCTACAAGGCGCTGTCGGCGCGGAATCGCAGGTTGATCTATTGCTCGGTCTCCGCCTATGGCCACACCGGTCCCTATGCCGACCGTCCGGGCTTCGGCCTGATCGCCGAGGCGATGTCGGGCGCCCTGGCGCAACTGGGCAATCCCGGTGAAGCGCCGCCGCTGCTGCGGATGCCGCTGGCCGACATGTACACCGGCATTCACGGCGTGGCTGCCATCAATGCCGCGCTGGTCGGCCGTGCCTCGTCCGGACGAGGCCAGCATATCGATCTCGCGCTGTACGACTGCATGGTCTCGATGCACGACTATGCGGTGCAGCGCTACTTCCTCTCCGGTGGTGCCGACCTGCCGAAGCAGACCGGCAGCGGACAGCCGGATTCGACCGTCTACGGCGTCTTTCCGGCCAAGGACGGCAATCTCGTCATCGCGGCGCAAGTCGACGATGCGTGGCGGCGCTTGGCGACTCTGATTGGGGGAAGCAGCTTGTCATCCGACGAACGCTTCGCCACGCCTGCGGCGCGGAACGCCCATTATGCCGATGCGATGGACATCGTGCGCAATTGGACGCTGTCGCAGCCGTCCCGGGATGCCTGCCTCGCGGCACTCGACGAAGCTGGCGTGCCGTCGGCTCCCGTGCAGACCATCGAAGAGGTCGTGAAGGATCCGCAGATCCACGCGCGTGGCATGCTGGTCGAGCAGGAGCATCCTGTCCTCGGCAAGGTGACGTTGCCGAACCTGCCGTTCCGCTTCTCCGATTGCGACACCACGGTGCGTACTCCGGCGCCACTGCTCGGCCAGGACAATCGCCGTATTGCAAAGTCGCTTGGGCTGTCGGCCGAGGTCGTCGACGCGATGGTGCGCGATGGCGTGTTCTACAACGAAGCCGCGGTCGAGGAGTGA
- the aroE gene encoding shikimate dehydrogenase, producing MGDRYAVIGNPIGFSKSPLIHGTFARMTGQNLVYEAIEAPLDGFNERVDQFRTEGAKGLNITAPFKLDAFAYANELSESAERAGAANCLKFDGERVIAENFDGIGLVRDITVNLGLKLAGRRVLMLGAGGAARGALLPFLRQEPSELVLVNRTLSKAVALAEEFAGCGPLIVSGYAELADLAEGYDVVVNATSASLRGEMPPLPGNVFRGAELAYELAYGKGLTPFLQAARAKGVAKLADGVGMLVEQAAEAFAWWRGVRPSTARVIAELTVPLS from the coding sequence ATGGGCGATCGTTATGCGGTGATTGGTAATCCGATCGGCTTCAGCAAATCACCTCTCATCCATGGCACGTTCGCCAGAATGACGGGACAGAACCTTGTCTATGAGGCGATCGAGGCACCACTCGACGGCTTCAACGAACGGGTTGATCAATTCCGGACGGAGGGCGCCAAGGGACTGAACATCACCGCTCCGTTCAAGCTCGATGCCTTCGCCTATGCAAACGAGCTTTCGGAAAGCGCCGAGCGAGCCGGCGCCGCAAACTGCCTGAAGTTCGACGGCGAACGGGTCATTGCCGAGAATTTCGACGGGATCGGTCTCGTGCGTGACATCACGGTCAATCTCGGCCTCAAACTGGCCGGCCGCCGCGTCCTGATGCTCGGCGCCGGAGGAGCGGCGCGCGGCGCGCTGCTGCCGTTCCTGCGCCAGGAGCCGTCCGAGCTGGTTCTGGTCAACCGAACGCTGTCGAAAGCGGTGGCATTGGCCGAAGAGTTTGCCGGCTGTGGCCCCCTGATCGTCAGCGGCTATGCCGAGCTGGCCGATCTTGCCGAAGGCTATGACGTCGTGGTCAACGCGACGTCGGCCAGCCTGCGCGGTGAAATGCCGCCGCTTCCAGGCAATGTCTTTCGCGGTGCAGAGCTCGCGTACGAACTCGCCTATGGCAAAGGATTGACTCCCTTTCTGCAAGCGGCTCGAGCCAAAGGTGTCGCCAAGCTGGCCGACGGCGTCGGCATGCTGGTGGAGCAGGCGGCCGAAGCTTTTGCCTGGTGGCGCGGCGTTCGACCGAGCACGGCTCGGGTCATTGCCGAACTGACCGTTCCACTGAGCTGA
- a CDS encoding shikimate dehydrogenase, which produces MHPKSSFLVGLIGSGIAASRTPPMHEAAADAAGIRYLYKKIDLTELKLGVEALPELLTAAKRMGFDGLNVTHPCKQAIIPLLDELSPDAEALGAVNTVVIRDGRMTGHNTDWFGFAENFRRNMQGAPLGRVVQFGAGGAGAAVAFALMKLGVRELTIIDVDVAKAHSVVDGLSPRFAEGHLKVGQDVAAAVAAADGIVNATPIGMDKYPGTPLPTALLRPDLWVAEIVYFPLETPLLRTARALGCRTVDGGGMAIFQGTEAFRLFTGISPDPDVFFATFASLGG; this is translated from the coding sequence ATGCATCCGAAGTCCAGCTTCCTCGTCGGCCTGATCGGCAGCGGCATCGCGGCGTCCCGCACCCCGCCCATGCACGAAGCGGCCGCCGACGCTGCCGGCATCCGTTATCTCTACAAGAAGATCGATCTGACAGAGCTGAAACTCGGAGTCGAAGCGCTGCCGGAATTGCTGACGGCTGCAAAGCGGATGGGATTTGACGGGTTGAACGTGACCCATCCCTGCAAGCAGGCGATCATTCCACTCCTGGACGAGCTTTCGCCGGACGCGGAGGCCCTCGGTGCCGTGAACACCGTGGTCATCAGGGACGGTCGAATGACCGGCCACAACACGGACTGGTTCGGCTTCGCGGAGAACTTTCGCCGCAACATGCAAGGTGCGCCGCTCGGTCGCGTTGTCCAATTCGGCGCGGGCGGCGCAGGCGCGGCGGTCGCTTTCGCGCTGATGAAGCTCGGCGTGCGGGAATTGACCATTATCGACGTCGACGTGGCCAAGGCGCACAGCGTGGTCGATGGCTTGTCCCCGCGATTCGCAGAAGGGCACTTGAAGGTCGGCCAGGATGTCGCGGCCGCCGTTGCTGCCGCAGACGGAATTGTCAACGCGACGCCGATCGGCATGGACAAGTATCCAGGGACGCCGCTGCCGACGGCTCTGCTGCGTCCTGATCTCTGGGTCGCTGAGATCGTCTACTTCCCGCTGGAAACCCCACTGCTGCGCACGGCGCGCGCCCTCGGCTGCCGCACCGTCGATGGCGGAGGCATGGCGATCTTCCAGGGCACCGAAGCATTCCGCCTGTTCACGGGCATCTCACCTGATCCGGACGTCTTCTTCGCAACTTTTGCATCCCTGGGAGGGTGA
- a CDS encoding amino acid ABC transporter permease, whose protein sequence is MGYTLDFSVVWHAMPALLWGCVGTLGLALAGMTLAMMIGVAGVAARDSKAAWSRALVIGFVEIVRNTPFLVQIFFLFFALPLVGLKLNPTVTAIIALGVNGGAYAIEIIRGGVQSIHKGQIEAGYALGLHKGQVFRFIVLKPALRAIYPSLTGQFIMLTLTSSICSAVSAFELTSVAQRIESDTFRSFEVYFSVTFLYLAISWLLMLAFAVVSHRFFSYPTR, encoded by the coding sequence ATGGGCTACACGCTCGATTTCTCGGTGGTTTGGCATGCCATGCCCGCGCTGCTGTGGGGGTGCGTGGGTACGTTGGGCCTGGCGCTGGCCGGCATGACGCTCGCAATGATGATCGGTGTCGCCGGCGTCGCGGCGCGCGATTCGAAGGCGGCCTGGTCGCGTGCTCTCGTGATCGGTTTCGTCGAGATCGTGCGCAATACACCTTTCCTGGTGCAGATCTTCTTTCTGTTCTTCGCCCTGCCGCTCGTCGGGTTGAAGCTCAATCCGACGGTCACCGCCATCATCGCTCTCGGCGTCAATGGCGGCGCCTATGCCATCGAGATCATCCGCGGCGGGGTGCAATCCATCCATAAGGGACAAATAGAGGCCGGCTACGCGCTCGGACTGCACAAGGGGCAGGTATTCCGGTTCATCGTGCTCAAGCCTGCGCTGCGCGCGATCTACCCCTCGCTCACGGGTCAATTCATCATGCTGACGCTGACCTCGTCGATCTGTTCGGCGGTATCGGCCTTCGAATTGACGTCGGTTGCGCAGCGCATCGAAAGCGACACGTTCCGCAGCTTCGAGGTCTATTTCTCAGTCACCTTCCTCTACCTCGCGATCTCCTGGCTGTTGATGCTGGCCTTCGCGGTCGTCTCTCACCGCTTCTTCTCATATCCGACACGCTGA
- a CDS encoding amino acid ABC transporter permease, giving the protein MTPHFGLPEFGFLLRGLQWTVLLTLVAFVGGCTAGLAVALLRTCGHKGVEWITRIYIGIFQGTPLLLQLFVVYYGLALTGLKLDAFVAVAIGFTVNASAFLGEIWRGAIQAVPRGQTEAAMALGLHYSSRMRDIVLPQAIRISLPATIGYLVQLIKGTSLAAIVGFIELARAGQIVSNQTFQPLLVFGVVGAMYFILCWPLSWWGSRMEARLALASQR; this is encoded by the coding sequence ATGACACCGCATTTTGGTCTTCCCGAGTTCGGCTTCCTGCTGCGTGGGCTGCAATGGACGGTACTGCTGACGCTGGTCGCGTTTGTGGGTGGCTGCACGGCGGGGCTGGCGGTCGCATTGCTGCGCACCTGTGGTCACAAGGGCGTGGAATGGATTACCCGCATTTACATCGGCATATTCCAGGGCACTCCGCTGCTGCTGCAGCTTTTCGTCGTGTACTACGGATTGGCGCTGACCGGACTGAAGCTCGACGCCTTCGTCGCGGTGGCGATCGGTTTCACCGTGAATGCCTCCGCCTTTCTTGGTGAAATCTGGCGCGGCGCGATCCAGGCTGTGCCGCGCGGCCAGACCGAGGCGGCGATGGCGCTTGGTCTGCACTATTCGTCGCGCATGCGCGACATCGTGCTGCCGCAGGCGATCCGCATCTCCCTGCCGGCGACCATCGGCTATCTCGTTCAGCTCATCAAGGGCACTTCGCTCGCCGCGATTGTCGGCTTCATCGAACTCGCTCGCGCCGGTCAGATCGTATCGAACCAGACCTTCCAGCCGTTGCTCGTCTTCGGCGTGGTCGGCGCAATGTATTTCATCCTCTGCTGGCCACTCTCGTGGTGGGGCAGCCGGATGGAAGCCAGGCTCGCCCTGGCCAGTCAAAGGTAG
- a CDS encoding transporter substrate-binding domain-containing protein: protein MLFSLNRRQLGVALLTLGAIALAGESQAGTLEDVKKKGVVVIGIQGDNPPWGYVDSSGKQDGIDADMGRAFAEYLGVKAEFVPLAVANRIPALTTGRVDILFATMAMLPERAKAVQYSKPYVANEITLVAAQATPINSNADMSKFVIGVPRSSTQDTQVTNNAPSGTEIRRFDDDAATIQALLSGQVQAVGANLFYPQRLNAAKPELGFEPKLHFTALYNGACTRLGDKEWNETANKFIDQIKSNGKLATFYAKWMKVPVPVFPDSVPGVPFTVQ, encoded by the coding sequence ATGTTGTTTTCACTCAATCGTCGCCAGCTCGGCGTTGCGCTTTTGACTCTGGGGGCCATCGCTCTCGCAGGCGAATCGCAGGCGGGCACTCTGGAAGACGTGAAGAAGAAGGGCGTCGTCGTCATCGGCATTCAGGGCGACAATCCTCCCTGGGGCTATGTCGATAGCTCGGGAAAGCAGGATGGCATCGATGCCGACATGGGCCGCGCTTTCGCTGAATATCTCGGCGTGAAGGCCGAATTCGTCCCGCTGGCGGTGGCCAATCGTATCCCGGCGCTGACCACAGGCCGCGTCGACATTCTGTTCGCAACCATGGCCATGCTGCCCGAGCGCGCGAAGGCGGTGCAGTATTCGAAGCCCTACGTCGCCAACGAGATTACGCTGGTCGCAGCCCAGGCGACGCCGATCAACAGCAATGCCGACATGAGCAAATTCGTCATCGGCGTTCCGCGGTCTTCCACGCAGGATACTCAGGTGACCAACAACGCCCCGTCCGGGACCGAGATCCGCAGGTTCGACGATGACGCGGCCACAATCCAGGCGCTGCTCTCCGGCCAGGTCCAGGCAGTCGGTGCGAACCTGTTTTATCCGCAGCGTCTCAACGCCGCAAAGCCGGAACTTGGCTTCGAGCCCAAGCTTCACTTCACCGCCTTGTACAACGGGGCCTGCACGCGCCTGGGGGACAAGGAGTGGAACGAGACGGCCAACAAGTTCATCGACCAGATCAAGTCGAACGGCAAGTTGGCCACTTTCTACGCCAAATGGATGAAGGTCCCGGTGCCTGTCTTCCCGGACTCCGTCCCCGGCGTTCCCTTCACCGTCCAGTAG
- a CDS encoding amino acid ABC transporter ATP-binding protein, which produces MQDQILIEMKGVQKWYGGYQALRNVDLTVRRGEKIVLCGPSGSGKSTLIRCINRLEPIQQGSIVVNGHRLDDSIKAIDVVRQDVGMVFQSFNLFPHMTVLQNCMLAPIRARRISKSEAEAIARKYLERVRIGDQAEKYPAQLSGGQQQRVAIARALCMQPKVMLFDEPTSALDPEMVKEVLDTMIGLANDGMTMICVTHEMGFARQVADRVIFMAEGQIIEEGAPDAFFRNPQHARTRQFLGEILAHH; this is translated from the coding sequence ATGCAGGACCAGATCCTGATCGAAATGAAGGGCGTGCAGAAGTGGTACGGCGGGTACCAAGCTCTCCGCAACGTCGATCTCACCGTGCGCAGAGGTGAAAAGATCGTGCTCTGCGGTCCGTCCGGTTCAGGCAAGTCGACACTCATCCGCTGTATCAACCGCCTGGAGCCGATCCAGCAGGGCAGTATCGTGGTGAACGGCCATCGGCTGGACGACAGCATCAAGGCAATCGATGTCGTACGCCAGGATGTCGGCATGGTCTTTCAGAGCTTCAATCTCTTTCCGCATATGACGGTCTTGCAGAACTGTATGCTCGCACCCATCCGCGCGCGTCGCATCAGCAAGAGCGAGGCGGAAGCGATTGCGCGAAAATACCTCGAGCGCGTGCGCATCGGTGACCAGGCCGAGAAGTATCCGGCTCAGCTTTCTGGCGGTCAGCAACAGCGGGTCGCGATCGCGCGCGCGCTCTGCATGCAGCCCAAGGTGATGCTGTTTGACGAGCCGACCTCGGCGCTCGACCCTGAGATGGTCAAGGAGGTGCTCGATACGATGATCGGCCTCGCCAACGACGGCATGACCATGATTTGCGTTACCCACGAGATGGGCTTTGCCCGCCAGGTTGCCGATCGCGTCATCTTCATGGCTGAAGGCCAGATCATCGAAGAAGGCGCGCCCGACGCCTTCTTCCGCAATCCTCAGCACGCCCGCACCAGGCAGTTCCTCGGCGAGATCCTCGCCCATCATTGA
- the aroQ gene encoding type II 3-dehydroquinate dehydratase produces the protein MSRLVYVLNGPNLNLLGKRQTHIYGHETLADVERDCRALAGELALELRFHQSNREYELIDWIHEARETAAGIVINPAAFTHTSVAILDALNTFEGTVIEVHISNVHKREEFRHHSFVSKRADGVIAGFGTQGYLLGLRRVAKLLDEKKG, from the coding sequence ATGAGTCGTCTTGTCTACGTCCTCAACGGGCCAAATCTAAACCTGCTCGGCAAGCGCCAAACCCACATCTACGGTCACGAGACGCTTGCGGACGTGGAGCGGGACTGCCGGGCGCTGGCCGGGGAGCTCGCACTGGAGCTACGCTTTCACCAGTCGAACAGGGAATACGAGCTGATCGACTGGATCCACGAGGCGCGCGAGACGGCTGCCGGAATCGTGATCAATCCCGCGGCTTTCACCCACACGTCGGTCGCCATCCTGGATGCTCTGAACACGTTCGAGGGGACAGTGATCGAGGTGCACATTTCCAACGTGCACAAGCGCGAGGAATTCCGCCACCACTCGTTTGTCTCCAAACGGGCTGATGGAGTGATCGCAGGCTTCGGCACGCAGGGTTATCTGCTCGGCCTGCGTCGCGTGGCCAAGCTGCTTGATGAGAAGAAGGGATAG